From Deltaproteobacteria bacterium:
CGGCCACGTTGACGCCGCCCGCCATGGTGAGGAGCTCGTCCTGGAGCGTGCCGCGCCCGACCGCGACCAGCGGGCGGTGGCCGACGATCACGAGCACGCGCCGCGGCGGCAGGTCGGCCACGCGGGCGTGCACCTCGCCGAGCCGGGCGGTCACGTCGGCCACCAACCGCTCGCCCGCTGCGGGTGTGCCCAGCGCACCGGCCACGGCGCGGATCGAGGCCCACAGATCGGCGAGCGTGCGGTCGTGGACCACCAGCACGCGCACGCCGGCGCGCTCGATGGCACGCACCGCCTCGCGGTTCCCGGGCGACGGCGCCGCGATCACCAGGTCGGGGCGCCGGGCGAGCGTCACCTCGACGCTCGGCACGAGGTAGCCGCCCACGCGCGGAACGCTCGCCACGGCCGGCGGGTAGTCGCACTGCGCGCACACGCCCACCAGCTGCTCGCCCGCGCCGAGCGCGTACACCACCTCGGTGATGGACGGCGCGAGCGACACGATGCGCGCCGGCGGGCCGGCGGGCGCCGGGGAGGGCGCGGGCGCGCAGCCCCCGAGCGCCGCCGCCGCGAGGATCGCCGAGAGCCGCACGCGCATGCCGATGCCTCTCGCGGGCGCCCGGCCCGTTGTCAACGCGCCGCCCACGCGAGCAGGCGCTCCGGCAGCTCCGGGCAGCTCCCGAAGTGCAGATGGACGTAGCTGGCGAGCGTGCCGCCCCTCCGGTAGCCCTCGCGCCGGACCGGCCCGCCGCGGGCGTCGCGCACCTCATAGGCGGTCTCGAGCCCAGCCGCCGGCTCTGCCTCCAACGTCGAGTGACGGAACTCGTGCCCCCGCGCGCTGAGCCGCGGGCCGTCGCCGAGCGCGATTCCCACCTCTACGTAGCCGAGCGCGGCGAGCCGCGACTCCATGCGCACCGCGAGCGGCAGCACGCCGCACATCGGGTGCGACGTCCCGTCGAGCGTGCGAAGCCGCTCGGTGAGGTACATG
This genomic window contains:
- a CDS encoding ABC transporter substrate-binding protein; its protein translation is MRVRLSAILAAAALGGCAPAPSPAPAGPPARIVSLAPSITEVVYALGAGEQLVGVCAQCDYPPAVASVPRVGGYLVPSVEVTLARRPDLVIAAPSPGNREAVRAIERAGVRVLVVHDRTLADLWASIRAVAGALGTPAAGERLVADVTARLGEVHARVADLPPRRVLVIVGHRPLVAVGRGTLQDELLTMAGGVNVAADAGQVWPTLTLELVVARAPEVIVDAAMGSEAGARELFAGLTTVPAVQNGRVVMLADETLLRAGPRVPEAAAALARAIHPEAFAG